One window from the genome of Esox lucius isolate fEsoLuc1 chromosome 23, fEsoLuc1.pri, whole genome shotgun sequence encodes:
- the tfec gene encoding transcription factor EC isoform X4, whose product MRHYRPYVFTEFTEKVANKYRCTVRAEVCMEQVPGHLEPSKFHLHPGQDQQVKQYLTLGSKLAGGQGGHLHPQGGQPLGTVPVMRNGHVASVSDGSTPSSPVTLLSLAGSHDSEFPMDEVIDDLINLESGFNDGGLDCMESGIIMQNNGSLSSSMLDVYGGEPGMTTAPHGRMKPNSCPTKLTTVKREFTEHETRVMAKERQKKDNHNLIERRRRYNINYRIKELGTMIPKSNDPDMRWNKGTILKASVEYIKWLQKEQQHARELENRQKKLEQVNRRLLLRIQELEIQALAHGLPNMATSLGTVELSSHLLKQQQQQHQPQASQPEETQKGPQPPMYQEEVNGEYLQRTSMPAMAPGATEQGPGAVDGSTTFSDPLSHFTDFFSATLKEEQRLDEILMEDPLSPFCHRTRCSPAGSPATSKDSSQRRQLQLR is encoded by the exons ATGCGTCATTACAGACCATATGTTTTCACTGAGTTCACAGAGAAAGTAGCCAACAAGTATCGCTGTACAGTACGGGCTGAG GTCTGTATGGAACAGGTCCCGGGTCACCTGGAGCCCTCCAAGTTCCATCTGCACCCGGGCCAGGATCAGCAGGTCAAGCAGTACCTGACGCTGGGTTCCAAGCTGGCCGGGGGACAGGGGGGTCACCTTCACCCCCAGGGAGGGCAGCCGCTGGGCACCGTACCTGTGATGAGGAACGGCCACGTGGCCTCGGTCAGTGACGGAAGCACCCCCAGCAGCCCGGTCACTCTGCTGAGTCTGGCGGGCTCCCACGACAGTGAG tttcCAATGGATGAAGTTATTGATGATTTGATTAACCTGGAATCCGGGTTTAATGATGGGGGCTTGGATTGCATGGAGTCCGGCATcataatgcaaaacaat GGTTCCCTGAGCAGCAGCATGCTGGATGTCTATGGGGGTGAACCAGGTATGACCACAGCCCCTCACGGCCGAATGAAACCCAACTCATGCCCCACTAAACTCACTACTGTAAAAAGGGAATTCACAG AACATGAAACAAGAGTGATGGCCAAAGAGCGACAGAAGAAGGACAACCACAATTTGA TTGAAAGAAGACGAAGGTACAACATCAACTACAGAATTAAAGAACTTGGAACAATGATACCGAAGTCAAATGACCC CGACATGCGCTGGAACAAAGGCACCATTCTGAAGGCATCTGTGGAGTACATCAAGTGGCTGCAGAAAGAGCAGCAGCACGCCCGAGAGCTGGAGAACAGGCAGAAGAAGCTGGAGCAGGTCAACAGAAGACTGCTGCTCAGGATCCAG GAACTGGAGATCCAGGCCCTTGCTCACGGTCTCCCCAACATGGCCACTTCCCTAGGTACTGTCGAGCtttcctcccacctcctcaaacagcagcagcagcagcatcaGCCCCAGGCTTCCCAGCCGGAGGAGACCCAAAAGGGTCCCCAGCCACCCATGTACCAGGAAGAGGTGAACGGGGAGTACCTCCAGAGGACCTCCATGCCAGCCATGGCCCCCGGTGCTACTGAACAGGGTCCGGGGGCGGTCGACGGCTCCACCACCTTCTCCGACCCGCTGTCTCACTTCACAGACTTCTTCAGCGCCACCCTCAAAGAGGAGCAACGCTTGGACGAGATTCTCATGGAGGACCCACTCTCGCCGTTTTGCCACCGAACCCGTTGCTCTCCCGCCGGTTCGCCCGCCACTTCCAAGGACTCCAGCCAAAGGAGGCAGCTTCAGCTCCGATGA
- the tfec gene encoding transcription factor EC isoform X10 translates to MSRCCVVKVITLTEIQVLPVPGHLEPSKFHLHPGQDQQVKQYLTLGSKLAGGQGGHLHPQGGQPLGTVPVMRNGHVASVSDGSTPSSPVTLLSLAGSHDSEFPMDEVIDDLINLESGFNDGGLDCMESGIIMQNNGSLSSSMLDVYGGEPGMTTAPHGRMKPNSCPTKLTTVKREFTEHETRVMAKERQKKDNHNLIERRRRYNINYRIKELGTMIPKSNDPDMRWNKGTILKASVEYIKWLQKEQQHARELENRQKKLEQVNRRLLLRIQELEIQALAHGLPNMATSLGTVELSSHLLKQQQQQHQPQASQPEETQKGPQPPMYQEEVNGEYLQRTSMPAMAPGATEQGPGAVDGSTTFSDPLSHFTDFFSATLKEEQRLDEILMEDPLSPFCHRTRCSPAGSPATSKDSSQRRQLQLR, encoded by the exons ATGAGTCGATGCTGTGTGGTCAAAGTGATTACCCTGACGGAGATCCAGGTGCTGCCG GTCCCGGGTCACCTGGAGCCCTCCAAGTTCCATCTGCACCCGGGCCAGGATCAGCAGGTCAAGCAGTACCTGACGCTGGGTTCCAAGCTGGCCGGGGGACAGGGGGGTCACCTTCACCCCCAGGGAGGGCAGCCGCTGGGCACCGTACCTGTGATGAGGAACGGCCACGTGGCCTCGGTCAGTGACGGAAGCACCCCCAGCAGCCCGGTCACTCTGCTGAGTCTGGCGGGCTCCCACGACAGTGAG tttcCAATGGATGAAGTTATTGATGATTTGATTAACCTGGAATCCGGGTTTAATGATGGGGGCTTGGATTGCATGGAGTCCGGCATcataatgcaaaacaat GGTTCCCTGAGCAGCAGCATGCTGGATGTCTATGGGGGTGAACCAGGTATGACCACAGCCCCTCACGGCCGAATGAAACCCAACTCATGCCCCACTAAACTCACTACTGTAAAAAGGGAATTCACAG AACATGAAACAAGAGTGATGGCCAAAGAGCGACAGAAGAAGGACAACCACAATTTGA TTGAAAGAAGACGAAGGTACAACATCAACTACAGAATTAAAGAACTTGGAACAATGATACCGAAGTCAAATGACCC CGACATGCGCTGGAACAAAGGCACCATTCTGAAGGCATCTGTGGAGTACATCAAGTGGCTGCAGAAAGAGCAGCAGCACGCCCGAGAGCTGGAGAACAGGCAGAAGAAGCTGGAGCAGGTCAACAGAAGACTGCTGCTCAGGATCCAG GAACTGGAGATCCAGGCCCTTGCTCACGGTCTCCCCAACATGGCCACTTCCCTAGGTACTGTCGAGCtttcctcccacctcctcaaacagcagcagcagcagcatcaGCCCCAGGCTTCCCAGCCGGAGGAGACCCAAAAGGGTCCCCAGCCACCCATGTACCAGGAAGAGGTGAACGGGGAGTACCTCCAGAGGACCTCCATGCCAGCCATGGCCCCCGGTGCTACTGAACAGGGTCCGGGGGCGGTCGACGGCTCCACCACCTTCTCCGACCCGCTGTCTCACTTCACAGACTTCTTCAGCGCCACCCTCAAAGAGGAGCAACGCTTGGACGAGATTCTCATGGAGGACCCACTCTCGCCGTTTTGCCACCGAACCCGTTGCTCTCCCGCCGGTTCGCCCGCCACTTCCAAGGACTCCAGCCAAAGGAGGCAGCTTCAGCTCCGATGA
- the tfec gene encoding transcription factor EC isoform X9: MRMPHFTDCSYYKMRDGARVSNVPGHLEPSKFHLHPGQDQQVKQYLTLGSKLAGGQGGHLHPQGGQPLGTVPVMRNGHVASVSDGSTPSSPVTLLSLAGSHDSEFPMDEVIDDLINLESGFNDGGLDCMESGIIMQNNGSLSSSMLDVYGGEPGMTTAPHGRMKPNSCPTKLTTVKREFTEHETRVMAKERQKKDNHNLIERRRRYNINYRIKELGTMIPKSNDPDMRWNKGTILKASVEYIKWLQKEQQHARELENRQKKLEQVNRRLLLRIQELEIQALAHGLPNMATSLGTVELSSHLLKQQQQQHQPQASQPEETQKGPQPPMYQEEVNGEYLQRTSMPAMAPGATEQGPGAVDGSTTFSDPLSHFTDFFSATLKEEQRLDEILMEDPLSPFCHRTRCSPAGSPATSKDSSQRRQLQLR; encoded by the exons ATGAGAATGCCACACTTCACTGACTGTAGCTACTACAAGATGCGAGACGGAGCCCGGGTTTCCAAT GTCCCGGGTCACCTGGAGCCCTCCAAGTTCCATCTGCACCCGGGCCAGGATCAGCAGGTCAAGCAGTACCTGACGCTGGGTTCCAAGCTGGCCGGGGGACAGGGGGGTCACCTTCACCCCCAGGGAGGGCAGCCGCTGGGCACCGTACCTGTGATGAGGAACGGCCACGTGGCCTCGGTCAGTGACGGAAGCACCCCCAGCAGCCCGGTCACTCTGCTGAGTCTGGCGGGCTCCCACGACAGTGAG tttcCAATGGATGAAGTTATTGATGATTTGATTAACCTGGAATCCGGGTTTAATGATGGGGGCTTGGATTGCATGGAGTCCGGCATcataatgcaaaacaat GGTTCCCTGAGCAGCAGCATGCTGGATGTCTATGGGGGTGAACCAGGTATGACCACAGCCCCTCACGGCCGAATGAAACCCAACTCATGCCCCACTAAACTCACTACTGTAAAAAGGGAATTCACAG AACATGAAACAAGAGTGATGGCCAAAGAGCGACAGAAGAAGGACAACCACAATTTGA TTGAAAGAAGACGAAGGTACAACATCAACTACAGAATTAAAGAACTTGGAACAATGATACCGAAGTCAAATGACCC CGACATGCGCTGGAACAAAGGCACCATTCTGAAGGCATCTGTGGAGTACATCAAGTGGCTGCAGAAAGAGCAGCAGCACGCCCGAGAGCTGGAGAACAGGCAGAAGAAGCTGGAGCAGGTCAACAGAAGACTGCTGCTCAGGATCCAG GAACTGGAGATCCAGGCCCTTGCTCACGGTCTCCCCAACATGGCCACTTCCCTAGGTACTGTCGAGCtttcctcccacctcctcaaacagcagcagcagcagcatcaGCCCCAGGCTTCCCAGCCGGAGGAGACCCAAAAGGGTCCCCAGCCACCCATGTACCAGGAAGAGGTGAACGGGGAGTACCTCCAGAGGACCTCCATGCCAGCCATGGCCCCCGGTGCTACTGAACAGGGTCCGGGGGCGGTCGACGGCTCCACCACCTTCTCCGACCCGCTGTCTCACTTCACAGACTTCTTCAGCGCCACCCTCAAAGAGGAGCAACGCTTGGACGAGATTCTCATGGAGGACCCACTCTCGCCGTTTTGCCACCGAACCCGTTGCTCTCCCGCCGGTTCGCCCGCCACTTCCAAGGACTCCAGCCAAAGGAGGCAGCTTCAGCTCCGATGA
- the tfec gene encoding transcription factor EC isoform X5 has product MGERRGSEWGRGSLHSLNTVCMQVHFQVCMEQVPGHLEPSKFHLHPGQDQQVKQYLTLGSKLAGGQGGHLHPQGGQPLGTVPVMRNGHVASVSDGSTPSSPVTLLSLAGSHDSEFPMDEVIDDLINLESGFNDGGLDCMESGIIMQNNGSLSSSMLDVYGGEPGMTTAPHGRMKPNSCPTKLTTVKREFTEHETRVMAKERQKKDNHNLIERRRRYNINYRIKELGTMIPKSNDPDMRWNKGTILKASVEYIKWLQKEQQHARELENRQKKLEQVNRRLLLRIQELEIQALAHGLPNMATSLGTVELSSHLLKQQQQQHQPQASQPEETQKGPQPPMYQEEVNGEYLQRTSMPAMAPGATEQGPGAVDGSTTFSDPLSHFTDFFSATLKEEQRLDEILMEDPLSPFCHRTRCSPAGSPATSKDSSQRRQLQLR; this is encoded by the exons atgggagagaggagaggaagtgagTGGGGAAGAGGGTCTCTACACAGCCTGAATACTGTGTGCATGCAGGTTCACTTTCAG GTCTGTATGGAACAGGTCCCGGGTCACCTGGAGCCCTCCAAGTTCCATCTGCACCCGGGCCAGGATCAGCAGGTCAAGCAGTACCTGACGCTGGGTTCCAAGCTGGCCGGGGGACAGGGGGGTCACCTTCACCCCCAGGGAGGGCAGCCGCTGGGCACCGTACCTGTGATGAGGAACGGCCACGTGGCCTCGGTCAGTGACGGAAGCACCCCCAGCAGCCCGGTCACTCTGCTGAGTCTGGCGGGCTCCCACGACAGTGAG tttcCAATGGATGAAGTTATTGATGATTTGATTAACCTGGAATCCGGGTTTAATGATGGGGGCTTGGATTGCATGGAGTCCGGCATcataatgcaaaacaat GGTTCCCTGAGCAGCAGCATGCTGGATGTCTATGGGGGTGAACCAGGTATGACCACAGCCCCTCACGGCCGAATGAAACCCAACTCATGCCCCACTAAACTCACTACTGTAAAAAGGGAATTCACAG AACATGAAACAAGAGTGATGGCCAAAGAGCGACAGAAGAAGGACAACCACAATTTGA TTGAAAGAAGACGAAGGTACAACATCAACTACAGAATTAAAGAACTTGGAACAATGATACCGAAGTCAAATGACCC CGACATGCGCTGGAACAAAGGCACCATTCTGAAGGCATCTGTGGAGTACATCAAGTGGCTGCAGAAAGAGCAGCAGCACGCCCGAGAGCTGGAGAACAGGCAGAAGAAGCTGGAGCAGGTCAACAGAAGACTGCTGCTCAGGATCCAG GAACTGGAGATCCAGGCCCTTGCTCACGGTCTCCCCAACATGGCCACTTCCCTAGGTACTGTCGAGCtttcctcccacctcctcaaacagcagcagcagcagcatcaGCCCCAGGCTTCCCAGCCGGAGGAGACCCAAAAGGGTCCCCAGCCACCCATGTACCAGGAAGAGGTGAACGGGGAGTACCTCCAGAGGACCTCCATGCCAGCCATGGCCCCCGGTGCTACTGAACAGGGTCCGGGGGCGGTCGACGGCTCCACCACCTTCTCCGACCCGCTGTCTCACTTCACAGACTTCTTCAGCGCCACCCTCAAAGAGGAGCAACGCTTGGACGAGATTCTCATGGAGGACCCACTCTCGCCGTTTTGCCACCGAACCCGTTGCTCTCCCGCCGGTTCGCCCGCCACTTCCAAGGACTCCAGCCAAAGGAGGCAGCTTCAGCTCCGATGA
- the tfec gene encoding transcription factor EC isoform X7, with protein MGERRGSEWGRGSLHSLNTVCMQVHFQVPGHLEPSKFHLHPGQDQQVKQYLTLGSKLAGGQGGHLHPQGGQPLGTVPVMRNGHVASVSDGSTPSSPVTLLSLAGSHDSEFPMDEVIDDLINLESGFNDGGLDCMESGIIMQNNGSLSSSMLDVYGGEPGMTTAPHGRMKPNSCPTKLTTVKREFTEHETRVMAKERQKKDNHNLIERRRRYNINYRIKELGTMIPKSNDPDMRWNKGTILKASVEYIKWLQKEQQHARELENRQKKLEQVNRRLLLRIQELEIQALAHGLPNMATSLGTVELSSHLLKQQQQQHQPQASQPEETQKGPQPPMYQEEVNGEYLQRTSMPAMAPGATEQGPGAVDGSTTFSDPLSHFTDFFSATLKEEQRLDEILMEDPLSPFCHRTRCSPAGSPATSKDSSQRRQLQLR; from the exons atgggagagaggagaggaagtgagTGGGGAAGAGGGTCTCTACACAGCCTGAATACTGTGTGCATGCAGGTTCACTTTCAG GTCCCGGGTCACCTGGAGCCCTCCAAGTTCCATCTGCACCCGGGCCAGGATCAGCAGGTCAAGCAGTACCTGACGCTGGGTTCCAAGCTGGCCGGGGGACAGGGGGGTCACCTTCACCCCCAGGGAGGGCAGCCGCTGGGCACCGTACCTGTGATGAGGAACGGCCACGTGGCCTCGGTCAGTGACGGAAGCACCCCCAGCAGCCCGGTCACTCTGCTGAGTCTGGCGGGCTCCCACGACAGTGAG tttcCAATGGATGAAGTTATTGATGATTTGATTAACCTGGAATCCGGGTTTAATGATGGGGGCTTGGATTGCATGGAGTCCGGCATcataatgcaaaacaat GGTTCCCTGAGCAGCAGCATGCTGGATGTCTATGGGGGTGAACCAGGTATGACCACAGCCCCTCACGGCCGAATGAAACCCAACTCATGCCCCACTAAACTCACTACTGTAAAAAGGGAATTCACAG AACATGAAACAAGAGTGATGGCCAAAGAGCGACAGAAGAAGGACAACCACAATTTGA TTGAAAGAAGACGAAGGTACAACATCAACTACAGAATTAAAGAACTTGGAACAATGATACCGAAGTCAAATGACCC CGACATGCGCTGGAACAAAGGCACCATTCTGAAGGCATCTGTGGAGTACATCAAGTGGCTGCAGAAAGAGCAGCAGCACGCCCGAGAGCTGGAGAACAGGCAGAAGAAGCTGGAGCAGGTCAACAGAAGACTGCTGCTCAGGATCCAG GAACTGGAGATCCAGGCCCTTGCTCACGGTCTCCCCAACATGGCCACTTCCCTAGGTACTGTCGAGCtttcctcccacctcctcaaacagcagcagcagcagcatcaGCCCCAGGCTTCCCAGCCGGAGGAGACCCAAAAGGGTCCCCAGCCACCCATGTACCAGGAAGAGGTGAACGGGGAGTACCTCCAGAGGACCTCCATGCCAGCCATGGCCCCCGGTGCTACTGAACAGGGTCCGGGGGCGGTCGACGGCTCCACCACCTTCTCCGACCCGCTGTCTCACTTCACAGACTTCTTCAGCGCCACCCTCAAAGAGGAGCAACGCTTGGACGAGATTCTCATGGAGGACCCACTCTCGCCGTTTTGCCACCGAACCCGTTGCTCTCCCGCCGGTTCGCCCGCCACTTCCAAGGACTCCAGCCAAAGGAGGCAGCTTCAGCTCCGATGA
- the tfec gene encoding transcription factor EC isoform X6: MRHYRPYVFTEFTEKVANKYRCTVRAEVPGHLEPSKFHLHPGQDQQVKQYLTLGSKLAGGQGGHLHPQGGQPLGTVPVMRNGHVASVSDGSTPSSPVTLLSLAGSHDSEFPMDEVIDDLINLESGFNDGGLDCMESGIIMQNNGSLSSSMLDVYGGEPGMTTAPHGRMKPNSCPTKLTTVKREFTEHETRVMAKERQKKDNHNLIERRRRYNINYRIKELGTMIPKSNDPDMRWNKGTILKASVEYIKWLQKEQQHARELENRQKKLEQVNRRLLLRIQELEIQALAHGLPNMATSLGTVELSSHLLKQQQQQHQPQASQPEETQKGPQPPMYQEEVNGEYLQRTSMPAMAPGATEQGPGAVDGSTTFSDPLSHFTDFFSATLKEEQRLDEILMEDPLSPFCHRTRCSPAGSPATSKDSSQRRQLQLR, from the exons ATGCGTCATTACAGACCATATGTTTTCACTGAGTTCACAGAGAAAGTAGCCAACAAGTATCGCTGTACAGTACGGGCTGAG GTCCCGGGTCACCTGGAGCCCTCCAAGTTCCATCTGCACCCGGGCCAGGATCAGCAGGTCAAGCAGTACCTGACGCTGGGTTCCAAGCTGGCCGGGGGACAGGGGGGTCACCTTCACCCCCAGGGAGGGCAGCCGCTGGGCACCGTACCTGTGATGAGGAACGGCCACGTGGCCTCGGTCAGTGACGGAAGCACCCCCAGCAGCCCGGTCACTCTGCTGAGTCTGGCGGGCTCCCACGACAGTGAG tttcCAATGGATGAAGTTATTGATGATTTGATTAACCTGGAATCCGGGTTTAATGATGGGGGCTTGGATTGCATGGAGTCCGGCATcataatgcaaaacaat GGTTCCCTGAGCAGCAGCATGCTGGATGTCTATGGGGGTGAACCAGGTATGACCACAGCCCCTCACGGCCGAATGAAACCCAACTCATGCCCCACTAAACTCACTACTGTAAAAAGGGAATTCACAG AACATGAAACAAGAGTGATGGCCAAAGAGCGACAGAAGAAGGACAACCACAATTTGA TTGAAAGAAGACGAAGGTACAACATCAACTACAGAATTAAAGAACTTGGAACAATGATACCGAAGTCAAATGACCC CGACATGCGCTGGAACAAAGGCACCATTCTGAAGGCATCTGTGGAGTACATCAAGTGGCTGCAGAAAGAGCAGCAGCACGCCCGAGAGCTGGAGAACAGGCAGAAGAAGCTGGAGCAGGTCAACAGAAGACTGCTGCTCAGGATCCAG GAACTGGAGATCCAGGCCCTTGCTCACGGTCTCCCCAACATGGCCACTTCCCTAGGTACTGTCGAGCtttcctcccacctcctcaaacagcagcagcagcagcatcaGCCCCAGGCTTCCCAGCCGGAGGAGACCCAAAAGGGTCCCCAGCCACCCATGTACCAGGAAGAGGTGAACGGGGAGTACCTCCAGAGGACCTCCATGCCAGCCATGGCCCCCGGTGCTACTGAACAGGGTCCGGGGGCGGTCGACGGCTCCACCACCTTCTCCGACCCGCTGTCTCACTTCACAGACTTCTTCAGCGCCACCCTCAAAGAGGAGCAACGCTTGGACGAGATTCTCATGGAGGACCCACTCTCGCCGTTTTGCCACCGAACCCGTTGCTCTCCCGCCGGTTCGCCCGCCACTTCCAAGGACTCCAGCCAAAGGAGGCAGCTTCAGCTCCGATGA
- the tfec gene encoding transcription factor EC isoform X8: protein MSRCCVVKVITLTEIQVLPVCMEQVPGHLEPSKFHLHPGQDQQVKQYLTLGSKLAGGQGGHLHPQGGQPLGTVPVMRNGHVASVSDGSTPSSPVTLLSLAGSHDSEFPMDEVIDDLINLESGFNDGGLDCMESGIIMQNNGSLSSSMLDVYGGEPGMTTAPHGRMKPNSCPTKLTTVKREFTEHETRVMAKERQKKDNHNLIERRRRYNINYRIKELGTMIPKSNDPDMRWNKGTILKASVEYIKWLQKEQQHARELENRQKKLEQVNRRLLLRIQELEIQALAHGLPNMATSLGTVELSSHLLKQQQQQHQPQASQPEETQKGPQPPMYQEEVNGEYLQRTSMPAMAPGATEQGPGAVDGSTTFSDPLSHFTDFFSATLKEEQRLDEILMEDPLSPFCHRTRCSPAGSPATSKDSSQRRQLQLR, encoded by the exons ATGAGTCGATGCTGTGTGGTCAAAGTGATTACCCTGACGGAGATCCAGGTGCTGCCG GTCTGTATGGAACAGGTCCCGGGTCACCTGGAGCCCTCCAAGTTCCATCTGCACCCGGGCCAGGATCAGCAGGTCAAGCAGTACCTGACGCTGGGTTCCAAGCTGGCCGGGGGACAGGGGGGTCACCTTCACCCCCAGGGAGGGCAGCCGCTGGGCACCGTACCTGTGATGAGGAACGGCCACGTGGCCTCGGTCAGTGACGGAAGCACCCCCAGCAGCCCGGTCACTCTGCTGAGTCTGGCGGGCTCCCACGACAGTGAG tttcCAATGGATGAAGTTATTGATGATTTGATTAACCTGGAATCCGGGTTTAATGATGGGGGCTTGGATTGCATGGAGTCCGGCATcataatgcaaaacaat GGTTCCCTGAGCAGCAGCATGCTGGATGTCTATGGGGGTGAACCAGGTATGACCACAGCCCCTCACGGCCGAATGAAACCCAACTCATGCCCCACTAAACTCACTACTGTAAAAAGGGAATTCACAG AACATGAAACAAGAGTGATGGCCAAAGAGCGACAGAAGAAGGACAACCACAATTTGA TTGAAAGAAGACGAAGGTACAACATCAACTACAGAATTAAAGAACTTGGAACAATGATACCGAAGTCAAATGACCC CGACATGCGCTGGAACAAAGGCACCATTCTGAAGGCATCTGTGGAGTACATCAAGTGGCTGCAGAAAGAGCAGCAGCACGCCCGAGAGCTGGAGAACAGGCAGAAGAAGCTGGAGCAGGTCAACAGAAGACTGCTGCTCAGGATCCAG GAACTGGAGATCCAGGCCCTTGCTCACGGTCTCCCCAACATGGCCACTTCCCTAGGTACTGTCGAGCtttcctcccacctcctcaaacagcagcagcagcagcatcaGCCCCAGGCTTCCCAGCCGGAGGAGACCCAAAAGGGTCCCCAGCCACCCATGTACCAGGAAGAGGTGAACGGGGAGTACCTCCAGAGGACCTCCATGCCAGCCATGGCCCCCGGTGCTACTGAACAGGGTCCGGGGGCGGTCGACGGCTCCACCACCTTCTCCGACCCGCTGTCTCACTTCACAGACTTCTTCAGCGCCACCCTCAAAGAGGAGCAACGCTTGGACGAGATTCTCATGGAGGACCCACTCTCGCCGTTTTGCCACCGAACCCGTTGCTCTCCCGCCGGTTCGCCCGCCACTTCCAAGGACTCCAGCCAAAGGAGGCAGCTTCAGCTCCGATGA
- the tfec gene encoding transcription factor EC isoform X11, translated as MRMPHFTDCSYYKMRDGARVSNVPGHLEPSKFHLHPGQDQQVKQYLTLGSKLAGGQGGHLHPQGGQPLGTVPVMRNGHVASVSDGSTPSSPVTLLSLAGSHDSEFPMDEVIDDLINLESGFNDGGLDCMESGIIMQNNGSLSSSMLDVYGGEPEHETRVMAKERQKKDNHNLIERRRRYNINYRIKELGTMIPKSNDPDMRWNKGTILKASVEYIKWLQKEQQHARELENRQKKLEQVNRRLLLRIQELEIQALAHGLPNMATSLGTVELSSHLLKQQQQQHQPQASQPEETQKGPQPPMYQEEVNGEYLQRTSMPAMAPGATEQGPGAVDGSTTFSDPLSHFTDFFSATLKEEQRLDEILMEDPLSPFCHRTRCSPAGSPATSKDSSQRRQLQLR; from the exons ATGAGAATGCCACACTTCACTGACTGTAGCTACTACAAGATGCGAGACGGAGCCCGGGTTTCCAAT GTCCCGGGTCACCTGGAGCCCTCCAAGTTCCATCTGCACCCGGGCCAGGATCAGCAGGTCAAGCAGTACCTGACGCTGGGTTCCAAGCTGGCCGGGGGACAGGGGGGTCACCTTCACCCCCAGGGAGGGCAGCCGCTGGGCACCGTACCTGTGATGAGGAACGGCCACGTGGCCTCGGTCAGTGACGGAAGCACCCCCAGCAGCCCGGTCACTCTGCTGAGTCTGGCGGGCTCCCACGACAGTGAG tttcCAATGGATGAAGTTATTGATGATTTGATTAACCTGGAATCCGGGTTTAATGATGGGGGCTTGGATTGCATGGAGTCCGGCATcataatgcaaaacaat GGTTCCCTGAGCAGCAGCATGCTGGATGTCTATGGGGGTGAACCAG AACATGAAACAAGAGTGATGGCCAAAGAGCGACAGAAGAAGGACAACCACAATTTGA TTGAAAGAAGACGAAGGTACAACATCAACTACAGAATTAAAGAACTTGGAACAATGATACCGAAGTCAAATGACCC CGACATGCGCTGGAACAAAGGCACCATTCTGAAGGCATCTGTGGAGTACATCAAGTGGCTGCAGAAAGAGCAGCAGCACGCCCGAGAGCTGGAGAACAGGCAGAAGAAGCTGGAGCAGGTCAACAGAAGACTGCTGCTCAGGATCCAG GAACTGGAGATCCAGGCCCTTGCTCACGGTCTCCCCAACATGGCCACTTCCCTAGGTACTGTCGAGCtttcctcccacctcctcaaacagcagcagcagcagcatcaGCCCCAGGCTTCCCAGCCGGAGGAGACCCAAAAGGGTCCCCAGCCACCCATGTACCAGGAAGAGGTGAACGGGGAGTACCTCCAGAGGACCTCCATGCCAGCCATGGCCCCCGGTGCTACTGAACAGGGTCCGGGGGCGGTCGACGGCTCCACCACCTTCTCCGACCCGCTGTCTCACTTCACAGACTTCTTCAGCGCCACCCTCAAAGAGGAGCAACGCTTGGACGAGATTCTCATGGAGGACCCACTCTCGCCGTTTTGCCACCGAACCCGTTGCTCTCCCGCCGGTTCGCCCGCCACTTCCAAGGACTCCAGCCAAAGGAGGCAGCTTCAGCTCCGATGA